The genome window CGAACGTGTGACGGAAGCAAAATTTCAATTTCGCATCTGTTTGCCTTGTTGCTGTCGTCATCTGCTCACTCAACAACATGGTCGTGGCTGCTTTATGCATTCTCTCGCTCAACGCGTCACAAAACACAAAATGGCTTCTTCTAAAGGTATGTGCCTTTCTCTGTTCTTGATCGCTTCAAATTCAGACTTGTCCAGACTGGCTCCAACGAGGCATTGACTACCTCTTCTTGCTTTCATCTCGCTGGCCGGCGTACTCACCTGACCTCGTCTAACCCACTTTGGCAtagctaaccccagtcctcgtcggcgtcattGGTGGTTCGGGGCTGTACCACCTCGACAACCTTACCTTTGTGTACGCTCTCTTCTCGTCTCAGCTGACATAAGGAAGAAGGTAGACATCACCACGCCATGGGGCAagccctcgtcgcccatcACCATTTCCAAGCTGCCTAACGGCGCTGAAATCGCCTTCATCTCTCGCCACGGCCCCCACCACACCATCACGCCCTCCGAGGTTCCCGTGCGCGCCAACATTGCCGCACTCAAGAGCCTGGGCGTCCAGGCGATCGTGGCGTTCTCGGCAGTCGGCAGTCTGAGGGAGGAGATTGCGCCCGGCCACTTTGTCATTCCGGACCAGATTATCGACCGGACCAAGGGTATTCGGGCTGACACGTTCTTCCGCGGCGAGGGGGTTGTCGTTCACTCGATGTTTGGCGACCCGTTCTCAGGACAGCTCAACGCTTTCATCGCGCCCCGTGTGCAGAAGATCCTCTCCGATCTCGGGGGAGAGGTCAAGCTCCACACTGACCGTACGGTTGTTTGCATGGAGGGCCCGGCTTTCTCGACCCGTGCGGAGAGTATCATGTACCGCCAGTGGGGTGGTGACATTATCAACATGAGCGTTATTcccgaggccaagctcgcgcgcgagtgcgAGATTGAGTGAGTGGAGCTGGCATAGTTGGCGCAGGGGGGCTTTGGGGCCTTGGAAAGCCAGGATTCCTGTGCAAGGCTGGGAGGAAGCCTGGCCTTGATCTGGACTAGCCGCAGACGCCCCCGTTCGACCGCAttgctgacgccagctACTCCCTCATCTGCACGGCTACCGACTACGATGCGTGGCGTGTCGGAGAGGCCCCCGTcacggtcgaggaggtcgtcaagACCCTCACTACCAACGCGGGCAACTCGCGCGCCGTTGCCGCTggcatcctcgaggaggtctACGCCCACGTCTCGGCCGGCGAGCTCACTGAGATTGCGGGCTCGATGAAGTTTGCCTGCATCACGCGTGCGGATGTGAGTGCTCGCATCTGCTGGCCCACTGCCATCAAGTGCTTGAGTGTAACAGCTCCGCTAACCCGTGCCATCTCAACCAggctaaccccagtcccagcccaaggccgcgcgcgagaagTTTGCGTTCATCCTCCCGGAGTACTTCAGCTAGACCACCTAGATCATGTACACTTGCCACGGCAGCTCGGCGGACGACTCTTGGAAGATGATTCTCGTCGGATGGCCTTGACAAAGCAGTTCCATTGACCGGAACAGCTGACCACAACCGAGTCCTTTACTCATGACACAGTATAGTACAGGTCCCAAACAGTAGATTGTTGGCGTTCCAACAGGTACAAAACGGATTGAGGTACTTGCCCACTCGGCGTTACCGTTGACGTCACTTGCAAACGGTACAGGTGGCAAATGGAGTTGGTCAATTCACAAGAGCACCTGCAGATGGAACGAGCGCGCTTGTTCTCAAACTCGTCATGCTAGTCAATTGAATCGAGAACTGACCTTCTCACTTGCAATGGAACTTGCAATACACTTACATGCCAGTATGACTCTATTCTCTTCTCCCTTCCTACTCCTTCCTACTCCTTCCTACTCCTTGAGCACAaccttctcctctccttcatGGACCaacccctcctcgctcctGCTAGTCTCCTCTTGCTCCCGTGTCCTCTGACAAAACAGGAGCACAAGCACAATACTGCTAAAGTTGAGCAGCGCAACGACGAGCATGACCGCCGCGTAGATCCGCCGATCACCAAGGGCTTGGTATCCCCACGCAACGGCGTCGCGTACTGGTGTGAATATGGTGCGGTGGTATTTGTCGGTGGGGATGACGTGTGCATCGACACCGTGGAATTCGTTGGCACCGTTGTAAGGTGAGAGGAAGGACGATAGGTCGGATGGGGAGATGATGTAGATCCGCCCGTCAACTTCAATGGTGCGGAGTGAGGGGGAGTCGGGGGACCAGGATGGGGTGTCCGGCGCATGGATGGGAGCGGCTGCCACAAAGGTGAGGGCAaaggagatcaaggctggggttagcaGGCGCTAGGTTGGTGAGGACAGAGGTGAGAGAGGACGTACCGAGGAGACCAAACTTCatgacgagatggagatgtATAGAGATCGGTTAAGAGAGAGGAGATGTAAGATTCGGGTTAAGAGTAGTTCAATGTGAAGGTGATGATGCTGTTCGTCTCCCCATGTTACTACCGAGCTGAGCCCGTAACTTTGATCGCTTGATACTCATCTGTTCCTCCATCTGAGTTTAGATGACCCCTCAATTCCTAAGGTGCCCAGATGTCACAGGCACCGGCCACGGGGCACGAACCCGCGATAACCTGAATATAATAACTGGTTAGTTGGCAGCTGGTATGCTGTATGCTGTAAGATGAGTTGAAGTACACAAGTCTGCCGACGTACCACCAACCGTACCGACAGACAGGTTGGTTTGGCGTTTGAGATTAACTCGGAGCCTGAGCATGAGCTCCCGCGTGCTTAACGTGGCGCAGGTCGATCACACATCGCACATCCAATTTGTATCTCCAGCGTTGACGGGCTGACGGGAGAGAGTGAATTACCCAAGCATCAAGCGTTTACGACGGTGGCGCTATTTCGGGAAGGATATGGGATCTATGGGACTTGACTTGAAACGGGCTGCGGGCTGCTTTAACCCTAAACCTACGAGCCTTCATGATCTCTAACGATGGTTTTCTGGACCACCTTACCATTCTCTTCACTCTCCCACGGTCTCATAGTCTGTCGGAAAGAAACACCGAGCGTGGCACCTTGCCTCCACTGTGGGGCCACCATTTGCCGCCCAACTATACACTAACCCGAAACCAATATTTGTTGACTCACAACCAAGTCAAGTCGCCATGTCGGTGCTCCTCGAGACGTCGTTGGGCGAGATTgtcatcgacctcgaggttgatCGGTGTCCGCGGACGTGCGACAACTTTCTCAAACTCTGCAAGCTCAAGTACTATGCGCTGAATGCCTTCTTCAATGTCTCAAAGGACTTTATTGCGCAGACAGGTGATCCCACAGCAACCGGAACGGGCGGCGAGTGCGTCGACGCCTTCCTCTACTCTAAGAATCCAACTGGATCTCAACCAGCCCGATACTTTGCCCCAGAGATTACGACCAAGCTCAAACACAAGGCCAAGGGGACCGTTAGTATGGCCGTTGCGCCTACTGATCCCCCGGGTTGCGGGAGCCAGTTCTTCATCACTCTTGCGGATAATATCGATTATCTGGATGGCAAGCATGCTGTTTTCGGGCATGTTGTCGAGGGACTCGAGACGCTCGATAAGATCAACGACGCGTATCTTGACAAAGAGGGGCGGCCGCTGCAGGATATCCGTATCCGCCATGTTGAGATTCTTGGTACGTCCGCTTCAGTGTTGCCGCAACTGACTTCAGAGGACCCATTCGAGGACCCGCCCAACATGATCCCCGTTCCCGATTCGcctctccgccctcccGACGGGATGGTGCGCATcgccgatgacgaggacgcctTGGcccaggtcgacgaggacgcgaccgccgagcgcgcgcgcgcaaccgccgcctcctcctctgctcTAACCCTAGAAATGATCGGCGACCTTCCGTTCGCCGCCGTCCGCCCTCCGGAGAACATCCTCTTCGTGTGCAAGCTCAATCCCGTTACccaggacgacgacctcgagctcatctTCTCTCGTTTCGGCAAGATTCTCAGCTGCGAGATTGTGCGCGACAAGAAGACGGGCGACTCTTTGCAATACGCATTCATCGAGTACGACTTGCAGGACAGCGCCGAGCAGGCCTACTTCAAGATGCAGAATGTGCTGGTTGACGACCGGCGTATCTGGGTCGACTTTAGCCAGAGCGTCGCCAAGATGAAGGGGGCTTATCGGCCTGGTATGGCGCCGGATGGTggaaggggtgggaggggaggaaggggtggTCGCGGTGGGTtcggagggagaggagggttTGAGCGGACACGTGACTCGGGGTACGGGAGTAAGGGATACGATGTGGTTGTGGACGCCCCAAGGCAACGCAGTTTGAGCCCACGGCGGGACCGCGATGACAGGCGCGACAGGAGAGACGACCGCGATGACAGGCGCGACAGGAGAGACGATCGCGATGACAGGCGCGACAGGGACTCTGAACGCGATGACAGGCGCGACAGGGACTCTGAACGCCGCGACCGCAATCGCGACAACCGCAGGGACCATGATCGTGATCGCGACTACCGTGATCGCGACCGTGAGCGGGACAGGAGGGACCGTGATCgtgaccgcgaccgcgaccgcgaccgccgccgaTAGAAGCTAGAATGTACATATGCATGGTATGACCCTGTCTAATCCTCTTCAACTCACGGACCTCGCCTGCCTGCTCGTCACTCGGTGGAATCGCTGGAATCGCTGCACTCGTGGCGTGATGCTCGCTTCGCTCGCACCCGTTACTTGCCGCCACGccgcacgaggtcgaggaagccCTCCTTCGTGAGCGTCTCCTGTGCCCCACGACCGAGAATGTTATCTCTCTCCTTCCTgttcttggccgcctccGGCTTAACACCCGCCTTCTGCGcgagcgtcgtcgcctgcgcctcggcaTTCTTGGACGCGACGAGAATGGCATTAAACAGCTTGAtcactggtgtcagctctctctctctctccaaAGCTCCGAGAGCTCCCAGAACTGCGATTCTGGGTTGACTCACCACCCCGCTGCGCAGTCTTACGCAGACCACGCTCAAACTCCTGACTCCCAACAGCAGCCCCCTGGGCCGGCACCCATCCCTCCAGGACGTTACGGATCCGCGCGCGGTCCAACCTCTCCTCACGCTCAGCCTTgagtgcgcgcgcggcTCGGCGCTCCAGCCGGCCCTCAGCCACACTGGGTGGAAGGGGCTTGGCGCTGAGTGCGAGGATTGGTGCGGCggtcttcttcttcttcctctcatcatccacctcctcgacctcaacacCCTTGCGTTTCTTGGGACGCGCAGATTCAGTGAGGAGACCCGTGAGGGCCGCGCCGAAATCGGAAGCCGTCGTcacgcgcttcttctctgAGTGTCAGCTGCATCACCACAACTCGAGCCACGTACTGggcgccttcttctccccGGGAGCCTGGGCACGTtcaatctcctcgtccgtgtcCAGCTCATCGCCAAAATCGTTGTCGTCCGAGTCTTCGGGCATCTCGGGCTCCTGGACACGCACACCCTTCCCCTTCGCTGGCTTGGGAGCCGACTTGGGCTTGGATGAcgcgtcctccttggcgacgcgggCGCGCATGCTAGCCTTAGCCCcggccttgggcttgcTTGGTCCAGCTTCGCTGTTCTTAAGGATACTCTTGAGTGCCATGGTGTTGGGGTGTGGATGTTGTTGATATTGTGGCTCTATCTCTCAATTCTTGATCTTCGTAACGGAAACTTTTCTTATCCACTCCCCCCACGTACTGACCCTTTTCCATTTGCCTTCCTCCGTCCTTCGGTCCCTCCCGTTCTAACCTCCGTCACCACATCTATAACTCCAACCACACATCAGCAACAATGgttctcgtcgaggaagtcAAGGAGGATATCATTGTCGACCACGAGTCTGACTACGAGACCGAGTCGGAGTTTAGCGACGACATGTCGGTTGCTtcggacgacgactttgacACCAACGAGACCTTGGCCCAGCGCATTGCCGCCCTCAAGGACATTGTGCCGCCCGAGACGCGGACCGCCGTCTCCAAGAGCGCCACTCGTGTCGTCGACTTGGCCAAGTGGGCTGCTAATGGGACCGGGCAGCTTGCTTGGTGGATTACCACTTCTGCgctgctcgtcggccttcCCCTCGCGCTGGCTattgaggacgaggcgcgcatTACGCagcaggagcgcgagatgcAGATGCAGAGCGCTGGACAGCAGCAGGTGAGTGTCGCTGTGTTGAGGAAAAGAAAGAGATGAGggaaggacgaggtggatggaggtggagatgaggaagggggggTGAGAGAGTGGAGCCGGCATCACGGCGTACGCCGCGTTGGGTTCCATCTTGCGGCCAGCGCGCTGCTGCGAGGCAAAGTATGCGGCGCAGCACGTCACCCGTCATCAGCCTCCCTCcaaccaccttcctccatccACCTTGAATCCGATCTCATTCCATCACACACTCTTCcttccaccttccctccacctcttTCCTGACCCCTTCCCCTcttgccgccgctgcgcaCAACcccgctaaccccagctcatgggcggcgcgcccgGCCAGCCCGCGGGCGTTCCCGCCGGCTTCTAAGCGATTCGACTCCTTGTTAGCTAGCTTGTTCGTCCCTCAAAACCGCGCCGCCAGACAGGCGCCGCGATTGTACGATAGCCGCATCATGTATGGCATCACCCCTCCGCGCACTGCGCAGGTGTGGAGTCGATGGCCGGGATGAGTGGAGATGTGGATCGTTTGGAGGTGTCTAGTGCATACGGAATTCGCTGACCATGCTCGGAAGCTGGGATAACGCATGTGAGGGGGGGCACATATCTAACAGCGAGAGGATTCGCTGTGCCGAGTCGCTCAGGCTAACCCTTATCACTCAGGTCTAACTCACTACAAGCTGCAAGATGTCAATACCAACACTCACGACCGATGTACCTCGCTCGCAAGCCCCAAGTGCCAAGCTGCAGAGGGTTGTGCGGTACCGGAAACGGTACCCTCAAGAGTGGCGAGGTGATGTGCGCGACGTTGTCCGTGAAACaagtggaggcggagcTAAGAGTCTCTAGCGGACAAGCCGTGCGCGGAACATTAGCGGAGATTGatctcgacctccatcGACACAGGCATGCTTAGATACTGCTCTGCATCTGCCACCTACACTACCTGGGACCCTGGGTGCTGTTCCTGCTGCCCGGCCGACCGCAGCGATGTCGACGGACATCGGCCGGACGGGTGGCGATGGATGGCCGATTTATAAGCCGGTCCTTCCATAACGTTCCGGCACGATCCAGACCAGCACctgtggttgtggttgtgtCCGCACAGCATTCCGTAGACCATCTATCCCAGTAGACGACATAGCGAGGCAAGCATCGGAAGCTGGGGCCATTGCGATCAGATGCTAATGGAGCGTGACCGCCGAGACGTGGAGCGAAGACAATGGAAGCATGGATTAGCCGCCGGGGCTCGTGCCCAAGACAGTATAACAGTATAGCCCAGCCAGGGTATACAGTCTACGCATCTACATCTGCACGCAGGTTTGGTAATGCTTTGGCCCGGCGCAAGGAGAATGAAGAGGTGGATAGAAGCAAACGACGTGGGCTGAGTCAGACATTGTTGCGATTGCGGAGCCAAATGAACCCGCCACCACTCGGACACTTTGCAGATAATTGTTGTCATCGATCTCATCGTGACACACTCCACCATGTCCTCTCCACGACCACCACCAGATGTGCTTGACCAAgggcgcgcggccgagaccgagcGTCTGCACCCGCATGACGAACCAATGATTACAACCGAGAGCTCCGAGAGCTCCAGCGTACCCCAACCCCAGCACGTCGATGAGAGCTCTAGCACAGCCAACGTGACCAACGATGGGGACAATGCCAGgtctccacctcccccaAACCCCGCTCTTACCTCTGCCACAaccccacctcccaacccctccagctcggcgtcgccaccCGCCGCTCCACATGGTGCCGCGCCAGGCACGGCCTCGTCCCCGAACCGCCGGCTCGCACCACGCCCCCTTT of Cutaneotrichosporon cavernicola HIS019 DNA, chromosome: 4 contains these proteins:
- the MEU1 gene encoding uncharacterized protein (Catalyzes the reversible phosphorylation of S-methyl-5'- thioadenosine (MTA) to adenine and 5-methylthioribose-1-phosphate. Involved in the breakdown of MTA, a major by-product of polyamine biosynthesis. Responsible for the first step in the methionine salvage pathway after MTA has been generated from S-adenosylmethionine. Has broad substrate specificity with 6- aminopurine nucleosides as preferred substrates), with the protein product MASSKVLVGVIGGSGLYHLDNLTFVKKVDITTPWGKPSSPITISKLPNGAEIAFISRHGPHHTITPSEVPVRANIAALKSLGVQAIVAFSAVGSLREEIAPGHFVIPDQIIDRTKGIRADTFFRGEGVVVHSMFGDPFSGQLNAFIAPRVQKILSDLGGEVKLHTDRTVVCMEGPAFSTRAESIMYRQWGGDIINMSVIPEAKLARECEIDYSLICTATDYDAWRVGEAPVTVEEVVKTLTTNAGNSRAVAAGILEEVYAHVSAGELTEIAGSMKFACITRADSQPKAAREKFAFILPEYFS
- the cyp6 gene encoding uncharacterized protein (Cyclophilin type peptidyl-prolyl cis-trans isomerase/CLD) encodes the protein MSVLLETSLGEIVIDLEVDRCPRTCDNFLKLCKLKYYALNAFFNVSKDFIAQTGDPTATGTGGECVDAFLYSKNPTGSQPARYFAPEITTKLKHKAKGTVSMAVAPTDPPGCGSQFFITLADNIDYLDGKHAVFGHVVEGLETLDKINDAYLDKEGRPLQDIRIRHVEILEDPFEDPPNMIPVPDSPLRPPDGMVRIADDEDALAQVDEDATAERARATAASSSALTLEMIGDLPFAAVRPPENILFVCKLNPVTQDDDLELIFSRFGKILSCEIVRDKKTGDSLQYAFIEYDLQDSAEQAYFKMQNVLVDDRRIWVDFSQSVAKMKGAYRPGMAPDGGRGGRGGRGGRGGFGGRGGFERTRDSGYGSKGYDVVVDAPRQRSLSPRRDRDDRRDRRDDRDDRRDRRDDRDDRRDRDSERDDRRDRDSERRDRNRDNRRDHDRDRDYRDRDRERDRRDRDRDRDRDRDRRR
- a CDS encoding uncharacterized protein (Rrp15p); protein product: MALKSILKNSEAGPSKPKAGAKASMRARVAKEDASSKPKSAPKPAKGKGVRVQEPEMPEDSDDNDFGDELDTDEEIERAQAPGEKKAPKKKRVTTASDFGAALTGLLTESARPKKRKGVEVEEVDDERKKKKTAAPILALSAKPLPPSVAEGRLERRAARALKAEREERLDRARIRNVLEGWVPAQGAAVGSQEFERGLRKTAQRGVIKLFNAILVASKNAEAQATTLAQKAGVKPEAAKNRKERDNILGRGAQETLTKEGFLDLVRRGGK
- the tom22 gene encoding uncharacterized protein (Mitochondrial import receptor subunit Tom22), with the translated sequence MVLVEEVKEDIIVDHESDYETESEFSDDMSVASDDDFDTNETLAQRIAALKDIVPPETRTAVSKSATRVVDLAKWAANGTGQLAWWITTSALLVGLPLALAIEDEARITQQEREMQMQSAGQQQLMGGAPGQPAGVPAGF